A part of Oryctolagus cuniculus chromosome 15, mOryCun1.1, whole genome shotgun sequence genomic DNA contains:
- the LOXL4 gene encoding lysyl oxidase homolog 4, producing MTWSSPATFSLFLLLLLLLGQAPPSNPQSLGTVKLRLVGPGSRPEEGRLEVLHQGQWGTVCDDDFGLQEATVACRQLGFEAALTWAHSAKYGQGEGPIWLDNVRCGGTESSLDQCGSNGWGVSDCSHSEDVGVVCHPKRQRGYFSEKVSNALGPQGRRLEEVRLKPILASAKRRLPVTEGAVEVKYEGHWRQVCDQGWTMNNSRVVCGMLGFPSEVPVNNPYYRKVWNLKLKDPKSRLKGLTNKNSFWIHRVNCLGTEPHMANCQVQVAPAQGKLRPACPGGMHAVVNCVAGPRFRPPKAKPRRKESREEELRVRLRSGAQVGEGRVEVLMNRQWGTVCDHRWDLISASVVCRQLGFGSAREALFGAQLGQGLGPIHLSEVRCRGYERTLSDCLALEGSQNGCQHDNDAAVRCNVPDMGFQSQVRLAGGRSPEEGIVEVQVEVNGVQRWGTVCSDHWGLNEAMVVCRQLGLGFASHAIKDTWYWQGTPGAGEVVMSGVGCLGTEQALQQCQRHGPVHCSHGTGRFSAGVSCTSSAPDLVMNAQLVQETAYLEDRPLSLLYCAHEENCLSRSADHMDWPYGHRRLLRFSSQIYNLGRADFRPKTGRHSWIWHQCHRHYHSIEVFTHYDLLTLNGSKVAEGHKASFCLEDTNCPAGMQRRYACANFGEQGVTVGCWDTYRHDIDCQWVDITDVGPGDYIFQVVVNPKYEVAESDFSNNMMRCRCKYDGHRVWLHNCHTGDSYRANAELSLEQEQRLRNNLI from the exons ATGACGTGGTCCTCCCCGGCCACCTTCTCCCTGttcctgttgctgctgctgctgctgggccaggcccctcctAGCAATCCACAGTCACTGGGCACCGTGAAGCTCCGGCTGGTGGGCCCAGGAAGCAGGCCGGAGGAGGGCCGCCTGGAGGTGCTGCACCAGGGCCAGTGGGGAACGGTGTGCGATGATGACTTCGGTCTCCAGGAGGCCACAGTGGCCTGCCGCCAGCTGGGTTTCGAGGCTGCCTTGACCTGGGCCCACAGCGCCAAATATGGCCAAGGGGAAG GACCCATCTGGCTGGACAATGTGCGTTGTGGGGGCACCGAGAGCTCTCTGGACCAGTGTGGCTCTAACGGCTGGGGTGTGAGCGACTGCAGCCACTCCGAAGATGTTGGGGTGGTGTGCCACCCCAAGCGTCAGCGTGGCTACTTTTCTGAGAAGGTCTCCAATGCCCTCGGGCCCCAG GGCCGGCGGCTGGAGGAGGTACGGCTCAAGCCCATCCTTGCTAGTGCCAAACGGCGCCTCCCAGTGACTGAGGGCGCCGTGGAGGTGAAGTACGAGGGCCATTGGCGGCAGGTgtgtgaccagggctggaccatgaaCAACAGCAGGGTGGTGTGCGGGATGCTGGGCTTCCCCAGTGAAGTGCCTGTCAACAACCCCTACTACAG GAAAGTCTGGAATTTGAAGCTGAAGGACCCCAAGTCCAG GCTGAAGGGCCTGACTAATAAGAATTCTTTCTGGATCCATCGAGTAAACTGTCTGGGGACAGAACCTCACATGGCCAACTGCCAGGTGCAGGTGGCTCCGGCGCAGGGCAAGCTGCGGCCAGCCTGCCCAGGAGGCATGCATGCTGTGGTCAACTGTGTGGCAGGGCCCCGCTTCCGCCCCCCAAAGGCAAAGCCTCGGCGCAAGGAGTCCAGGGAGGAG GAGCTGAGGGTGCGCCTACGGTCGGGGGCCCAGGTGGGTGAGGGCCGGGTGGAAGTGCTCATGAACCGCCAGTGGGGCACGGTCTGTGACCACAGGTGGGACCTCATCTCCGCCAGCGTCGTGTGTCGTCAGCTTGGGTTTGGCTCTGCTCGAGAGGCTCTCTTTGGGGCCCAGCTGGGCCAAG GGCTAGGGCCCATCCATCTGAGTGAGGTGCGCTGCAGGGGATATGAGCGCACCCTCAGTGACTGCCTTGCCCTGGAAGGCTCCCAGAATGGTTGTCAACATGACAATGATGCTGCTGTCAGGTGCAACGTCCCCGACATGGGCTTCCAGAGTCAG GTGCGCTTGGCTGGTGGCCGCAGCCCTGAGGAGGGCATAGTGGAGGTACAGGTGGAGGTGAATGGAGTCCAACGTTGGGGGACCGTGTGCAGTGACCACTGGGGACTCAATGAAGCCATGGTGGTCTGCCGACAGCTCGGCCTGGGTTTTGCCAGCCATGCCATCAAG GATACCTGGTACTGGCAGGGCACACCGGGGGCCGGAGAAGTGGTGATGAGTGGAGTGGGCTGCCTGGGCACCGAGCAAGCTCTGCAGCAGTGTCAGAGGCACGGGCCAGTGCACTGCTCCCACGGCACTGGGCGCTTCTCAGCAGGAGTCTCCTGTACCAGCA GTGCTCCAGACCTGGTGATGAATGCCCAGCTAGTGCAGGAGACGGCCTACTTGGAAGACCGCCCGCTCAGCCTGCTGTACTGTGCCCACGAGGAGAACTGCCTTTCCCGGTCTGCTGACCACATGGACTGGCCGTACGGACACCGACGCCTGCTGCGCTTCTCCTCACAGATTTACAACCTGGGCCGGGCTGATTTTCGTCCCAAAACCGGACGCCACAGCTGGATTTGgcaccagtgtcacag GCACTACCACAGCATCGAGGTCTTCACCCACTATGATCTGCTCACTCTCAATGGCTCCAAGGTGGCTGAGGGACACAAAGCCAGCTTCTGTCTAGAAGACACAAACTGTCCAGCAG GAATGCAGAGGCGCTATGCATGTGCCAACTTCGGAGAACAGGGAGTGACTGTAGGCTGCTGGGACACCTACCGGCATGACATCGACTGCCAGTGGGTGGACATCACAGATGTGGGCCCAGGGGACTATATCTTCCAG GTGGTTGTGAACCCCAAATATGAGGTGGCAGAGTCAGATTTCTCCAACAACATGATGAGATGCCGCTGCAAGTACGACGGGCACCGGGTTTGGCTGCACAACTGCCACACAG GAGATTCATACCGAGCCAATGCAGAGCTCTCCCTGGAACAGGAACAGAGACTCAGGAACAACCTCATCTGA